One segment of Pseudomonadota bacterium DNA contains the following:
- a CDS encoding glycosyltransferase family 2 protein — protein METAVVILYLAVLSILGAYGFHRGQLLFLYWKHRRRAPVAAARFEQLPSVTVQLPMFNEMYVAERLLEAVANIDYPLDKLEIQVLDDSTDETQHIVARKVANLRARGLCVVHLHRRDRVGFKAGALEAGLKVARGDYLLVLDADFLPTPGIINELIHHFSDPRVAMVQARWGHINRNYSVLTRVQSMMLDGHFVIEHTARNRSGRFFNFNGTAGMWRRSAIIDAGGWQHDTLTEDMDLSFRAQLRGWQFVYVHEALAPAEVPCEMNSFKGQQYRWAKGSAQTTKKLIMQVLTADIPWKVKLECMFHLTNNFAYLFLVILACLQLPNMLLRRQMDRPELLLLDVPLFLATCVSIVIFYLTTHRALYGNLAEAVRRLPLMMAISIGLSINNARAVLEGLFGGPSEFVRTPKHGVVERSDAWYSKRYRATAKRLGSLIELGFGLYFVFTIALAVATGSWVSIPFLVLFMIGFLYVGTLSLYQSR, from the coding sequence ATGGAAACAGCCGTCGTCATCCTGTACCTCGCGGTGCTGTCGATTCTCGGAGCCTACGGCTTTCACCGCGGCCAGCTGCTGTTTCTGTACTGGAAACATCGACGGCGCGCCCCGGTGGCTGCCGCGCGCTTTGAACAGCTGCCCTCCGTCACCGTTCAGCTGCCCATGTTCAACGAGATGTACGTGGCGGAACGCCTGCTCGAAGCCGTCGCGAACATCGATTACCCGCTGGACAAGCTCGAAATACAAGTGCTGGACGACTCGACCGATGAAACCCAACACATCGTGGCCCGCAAGGTGGCGAACCTGCGAGCCCGGGGCCTGTGCGTGGTGCACCTGCACCGTCGCGATCGGGTCGGCTTCAAGGCTGGAGCGCTCGAAGCAGGACTGAAGGTGGCCCGGGGCGACTATCTGCTCGTGCTCGACGCCGACTTCCTGCCGACACCCGGCATCATCAACGAATTGATCCACCACTTCAGCGATCCAAGGGTAGCCATGGTGCAGGCCCGCTGGGGCCACATCAATCGCAACTACTCGGTATTGACGCGCGTGCAGTCCATGATGCTGGACGGTCACTTCGTGATCGAGCACACGGCACGCAACCGCTCCGGGCGCTTCTTCAACTTCAACGGCACCGCGGGCATGTGGCGGCGTTCGGCCATCATCGATGCGGGGGGTTGGCAGCACGACACGCTTACCGAAGACATGGACTTGAGCTTTCGCGCGCAGCTGCGCGGCTGGCAGTTCGTGTACGTGCACGAGGCTCTGGCGCCGGCCGAGGTACCCTGTGAGATGAACAGCTTCAAGGGCCAGCAGTATCGCTGGGCCAAGGGCTCGGCCCAGACCACCAAGAAGCTCATCATGCAGGTGCTTACAGCCGACATCCCTTGGAAGGTGAAGCTCGAGTGCATGTTTCACCTCACCAACAACTTCGCCTATCTGTTCCTCGTGATCCTGGCATGCTTGCAGCTACCCAACATGCTGCTGCGCAGACAGATGGATCGGCCCGAATTGCTGCTTCTCGACGTGCCCCTGTTCCTGGCCACGTGCGTGTCCATCGTGATCTTCTACCTCACCACCCATCGAGCGCTCTACGGCAACCTCGCAGAGGCCGTGCGCAGGCTGCCGCTGATGATGGCCATAAGCATCGGCCTGTCTATCAACAACGCGAGAGCCGTGCTCGAAGGCCTTTTCGGGGGTCCATCCGAGTTCGTGCGCACGCCCAAGCACGGTGTCGTCGAGCGCAGCGACGCCTGGTACTCCAAGCGCTACCGGGCAACCGCGAAGCGACTCGGAAGCCTGATCGAGCTCGGGTTCGGGCTCTACTTCGTGTTTACGATCGCGCTCGCGGTAGCAACCGGATCCTGGGTCAGCATTCCCTTTCTGGTGCTGTTCATGATCGGCTTCCTGTACGTGGGTACGCTGAGCCTGTATCAGTCGAGATGA
- a CDS encoding sodium/solute symporter (Members of the Solute:Sodium Symporter (SSS), TC 2.A.21 as described in tcdb.org, catalyze solute:Na+ symport. Known solutes for members of the family include sugars, amino acids, nucleosides, inositols, vitamins, urea or anions, depending on the system.): MAGSDILVFVLFVISVISIGLWKSRGEETHSEHGAQDYFLAGRGLRWWLVGFSLIAANISTEQFVGMSGKAADWLGMAIASYEWMAAITLVVVAFVFLPTFLRSGIYTIPEFLEYRYNPFARTIMAISTLVILVGVPTASVIFAGAKVICVFFQGQSLLGLDLGNITVACWIIGTLAAVYVFAGGLKACAWADLIQGAALILGGGVVLVLAMNALAAADPQFLAAHAVNPDVSLERLTAGGPVARFVELNGGALPEGKLHMVRPSDDPEIPWSALVVGLWIPNFFYWGLNQYVTQRTLGSKSLAEGQKGIVFAAFLKLLIPFVVVIPGVLAFNLFGTDLQHEAKRKNAPIVEAFERGERGLIEFSEDFARDNPELGLKVLAHNRALLGQPEPGPMQPAQLVAANALCARSGADRGLPTLGTLIGYDYDAAFPTLLRNLLVPGYGLLGFVLAAIFGAVVSSLASMLNSASTIFAMDVYARVKKAHSQFELVSVGRAGVVVFVLIAMLIAPHLGSPRFGGIFTFIQEFQGFISPGILAIFLFGLLVPKAPRVVGMVGLVLNPILYGALKVVLPQVAFLDRMAICFGVVLVVLAVLTAARPLKEPVVLPVNEDMDMTSTKGAKTFGGVVVVLTLILYAVFW, from the coding sequence ATGGCTGGCTCCGACATACTCGTCTTCGTCTTGTTCGTGATCTCGGTGATCTCGATCGGTCTTTGGAAGAGCCGGGGCGAGGAGACCCACAGCGAGCACGGCGCCCAGGACTATTTCCTCGCTGGCAGGGGGCTGCGCTGGTGGCTGGTCGGGTTTTCGCTGATCGCCGCCAACATCTCGACCGAGCAGTTTGTCGGCATGAGCGGCAAGGCCGCGGACTGGCTGGGCATGGCCATCGCCAGCTACGAGTGGATGGCCGCCATCACACTGGTCGTCGTGGCTTTCGTGTTCTTGCCGACCTTCCTGCGCAGCGGGATCTACACCATCCCCGAGTTCCTCGAATACCGCTATAACCCGTTTGCGCGCACGATCATGGCCATCAGCACGCTCGTTATTCTGGTCGGCGTGCCCACGGCATCGGTGATCTTCGCGGGCGCCAAGGTGATCTGCGTGTTCTTTCAGGGCCAGAGCCTGCTCGGCCTGGACCTCGGCAACATCACGGTGGCCTGCTGGATCATCGGCACGCTGGCGGCGGTCTACGTTTTTGCGGGCGGCCTGAAGGCCTGCGCCTGGGCCGACTTGATCCAGGGTGCCGCGCTGATTCTCGGTGGAGGCGTCGTCCTCGTGTTGGCCATGAACGCCCTGGCTGCGGCCGATCCGCAGTTTCTAGCGGCGCATGCCGTCAACCCGGATGTGAGCCTGGAGCGGCTCACCGCGGGCGGTCCGGTGGCGCGTTTCGTCGAGCTGAACGGCGGCGCGCTGCCCGAAGGCAAGCTGCACATGGTGCGGCCGAGCGACGACCCCGAGATCCCCTGGTCCGCGCTCGTGGTGGGCCTGTGGATACCGAACTTCTTCTATTGGGGGCTCAACCAGTACGTCACGCAGCGCACCTTGGGCTCCAAGTCGCTTGCCGAAGGCCAGAAGGGGATCGTCTTCGCGGCGTTTCTCAAGCTGCTCATTCCCTTTGTCGTCGTGATTCCGGGCGTGCTCGCCTTCAATCTGTTCGGCACCGACCTGCAGCACGAGGCCAAGCGCAAGAACGCGCCGATCGTGGAAGCCTTCGAGCGCGGCGAGCGAGGGCTGATCGAATTCTCGGAAGACTTCGCCAGGGACAACCCCGAGCTCGGTCTCAAGGTGCTCGCGCACAACCGGGCGCTGCTCGGTCAGCCCGAGCCCGGACCCATGCAGCCGGCGCAGCTCGTCGCCGCCAACGCCCTGTGCGCACGAAGCGGGGCGGATCGCGGTTTGCCCACGCTGGGAACACTCATCGGCTACGACTACGATGCCGCGTTCCCCACGCTGCTGCGCAACCTGCTCGTGCCGGGCTACGGTCTGCTGGGTTTCGTGCTGGCCGCGATCTTCGGCGCGGTGGTGAGCTCACTGGCTTCCATGCTCAACTCGGCGTCTACTATTTTTGCGATGGACGTTTACGCTCGGGTCAAGAAGGCGCATTCCCAATTCGAGCTCGTGAGCGTGGGCCGGGCGGGGGTGGTCGTCTTTGTCTTGATCGCCATGTTGATCGCTCCGCACCTCGGCAGCCCGCGCTTCGGGGGCATCTTCACCTTCATCCAGGAGTTTCAGGGCTTTATTTCGCCCGGCATCTTGGCGATATTCCTGTTCGGGTTGCTGGTGCCCAAGGCACCTCGCGTCGTGGGCATGGTCGGTCTCGTGCTCAACCCAATCCTGTACGGCGCGTTGAAGGTAGTCTTGCCCCAAGTCGCGTTTCTCGACCGCATGGCCATTTGCTTCGGCGTGGTCCTGGTCGTGCTGGCCGTGCTCACCGCAGCAAGACCGCTGAAAGAACCGGTCGTGCTGCCGGTCAACGAAGACATGGACATGACCTCCACCAAGGGCGCCAAGACCTTTGGGGGCGTGGTGGTGGTCCTCACGCTGATACTGTACGCCGTGTTCTGGTAG
- the ruvC gene encoding crossover junction endodeoxyribonuclease RuvC has product MARSLLVLGVDPGSVCTGWGVVERSGSRLAGLEAGAIRTCANSEFHERLRDIYDGVSAVIARHRPQAVAVEDIFFARSPQAALKLGHARGVALLAAAKAELSVHAYPPALVKRAVAGKGRAPKEQVARMVAAILGWRNLPSLDATDALAVAITHLNVAPLEAARRAT; this is encoded by the coding sequence ATGGCGCGCTCGCTGCTCGTCTTGGGCGTAGACCCTGGATCGGTGTGTACCGGCTGGGGCGTGGTGGAGCGCTCGGGCTCGCGCCTGGCCGGACTGGAAGCGGGCGCCATCAGGACCTGTGCGAACAGCGAATTCCACGAGCGGCTGCGCGATATCTACGACGGAGTCAGCGCGGTTATCGCGCGGCACCGCCCGCAAGCGGTCGCCGTGGAGGACATCTTTTTCGCGCGCTCGCCCCAAGCCGCGCTCAAGCTTGGGCACGCGCGCGGAGTCGCGCTGTTGGCCGCCGCCAAGGCCGAGCTCAGCGTGCATGCGTACCCGCCCGCGCTGGTCAAGCGGGCTGTCGCAGGCAAGGGGCGTGCTCCCAAGGAGCAAGTCGCGCGCATGGTTGCCGCGATCCTGGGCTGGCGCAACCTACCCTCGCTGGACGCCACCGATGCCCTTGCCGTCGCGATCACGCACTTGAACGTGGCGCCGCTCGAGGCTGCCCGGCGCGCAACTTGA
- the ruvA gene encoding Holliday junction branch migration protein RuvA — MIGRLRGVVVGRESDGTCVVDVGGVGYEVLLPVRSARGLPAAPEQVSLFVHTHVREDALTLFAFASVEDRAVFRALLGVASVGPRIALAILGHLSASDLVTAVARGDKSRFKGISGVGKKTVERLVLELKDKLPAVASATRPSAAPAREAPGLPEQRAIVANALVHLGYRKSEAETAAGKIPDGDLDKPVEELLRKTLLLLG; from the coding sequence GTGATTGGCAGGCTGCGCGGTGTAGTAGTGGGGCGGGAATCTGACGGTACCTGTGTCGTCGACGTCGGCGGGGTGGGCTACGAGGTGCTCTTGCCGGTCCGCTCGGCTCGAGGGCTGCCCGCGGCGCCCGAGCAAGTGTCGCTTTTCGTGCACACCCACGTGCGCGAAGACGCGCTCACCCTGTTCGCCTTCGCCAGCGTCGAGGATCGCGCCGTGTTTCGCGCGTTGCTCGGGGTTGCAAGCGTGGGTCCGAGGATCGCCTTGGCCATCCTGGGTCACCTGAGCGCCAGCGACCTCGTCACCGCGGTAGCGCGCGGCGACAAGAGCCGCTTCAAGGGCATCAGCGGCGTGGGCAAGAAGACCGTGGAGCGCTTGGTACTCGAGCTCAAGGATAAGCTGCCGGCGGTCGCGAGCGCCACGCGTCCCAGCGCAGCCCCGGCACGCGAAGCCCCGGGCCTGCCCGAACAGCGTGCGATCGTAGCCAACGCGCTCGTTCACCTGGGTTACCGCAAGAGCGAAGCCGAGACGGCAGCCGGCAAGATCCCCGATGGCGACCTCGACAAGCCGGTCGAGGAACTGCTGCGAAAGACGTTGCTGCTGCTCGGCTAG
- a CDS encoding Nramp family divalent metal transporter, protein MGKQRSSATPTTGGLLWTLGPGLLVAATGVGAGDLATAGLVGSHLGVGVLWAVVVGAVLKYGLNEGLARIQLASGRTLLERCVDRWGKTVAWLFLPYLIAWSFFVGRALLAACAVTAAAILPIFDDAVRAKLVFGAAHSAAALALVLAGGFVLFERIMSALIGVMFVIVVVTAGSLWPGTATVAQGLLLPSIPDAQGAGLGWTLALVGGVGGTVTVLCYGYWIREAQRDQPEHLHVSRIDLAVGYTATAIFGLAMVVIGSTLSTEGKGATLLVALADRLGQSLGAPGRWLFLAGAWCAISSSLLGVWQSVPYLFSDVFRLARGDSQTQPSAARPAYRAYLVALATVPLFGLAGSFEQAQRAYAIVGAWFMPVLAAALLLLNRRPSAFGALRTGALGTGLLVATLFFFAVMASRQLLP, encoded by the coding sequence ATGGGAAAGCAACGCAGTAGCGCGACCCCGACGACCGGAGGATTGCTCTGGACGTTGGGCCCGGGCCTGCTGGTTGCTGCTACGGGCGTGGGAGCCGGCGATCTCGCGACGGCCGGCCTGGTAGGAAGCCACCTCGGTGTTGGCGTTCTGTGGGCGGTGGTGGTGGGAGCCGTCCTGAAGTACGGCCTGAACGAAGGCCTGGCGCGCATTCAGCTTGCCAGTGGAAGGACGCTTCTCGAGCGATGCGTGGACCGCTGGGGCAAGACCGTGGCCTGGCTGTTCCTACCGTACCTGATCGCTTGGAGCTTCTTTGTCGGCAGGGCATTGCTCGCCGCGTGCGCAGTGACCGCGGCCGCGATCCTTCCGATCTTCGACGATGCCGTTCGCGCGAAGCTCGTTTTCGGAGCGGCGCACAGCGCCGCGGCACTAGCCTTGGTTCTTGCGGGCGGGTTTGTCCTCTTCGAGCGCATCATGAGCGCGCTGATCGGCGTGATGTTTGTGATCGTGGTGGTGACGGCAGGCTCGCTGTGGCCCGGAACCGCGACCGTTGCGCAGGGCCTGTTGTTGCCGAGCATCCCCGACGCACAGGGCGCGGGCCTCGGCTGGACGCTTGCGCTCGTGGGCGGCGTGGGCGGCACCGTCACGGTGCTTTGCTACGGCTACTGGATTCGTGAGGCGCAGCGGGATCAGCCCGAGCACCTTCACGTCTCCAGGATCGACCTCGCCGTCGGCTATACGGCAACGGCCATCTTCGGCCTGGCCATGGTCGTGATCGGAAGCACGCTGAGCACAGAGGGCAAGGGTGCAACCCTGCTGGTCGCGCTGGCCGACCGCCTCGGGCAATCGCTGGGAGCGCCGGGACGCTGGCTCTTCCTGGCAGGAGCCTGGTGCGCGATCAGCAGCAGTCTTCTCGGTGTCTGGCAATCGGTGCCCTACCTGTTCTCGGACGTTTTCCGCCTTGCGCGAGGCGACAGCCAGACCCAGCCAAGCGCGGCCAGACCCGCGTACCGCGCCTACCTTGTTGCGCTGGCGACCGTCCCCTTGTTTGGGCTTGCGGGGAGCTTTGAACAGGCTCAGAGGGCGTACGCGATCGTAGGCGCTTGGTTCATGCCCGTGCTGGCAGCTGCCCTGCTGTTGCTCAATCGCCGGCCTTCCGCCTTCGGTGCCTTGCGCACGGGTGCGCTGGGAACGGGGTTGCTCGTTGCGACGCTCTTTTTCTTTGCCGTGATGGCGTCGCGGCAGCTGTTGCCTTGA
- a CDS encoding cytochrome-c peroxidase gives MTKPACFSRTAGLARARVPGGLGRLAPSAVVLALCGTLSACGDHKTAMHMHGGGPYAGTAGTDGAGGRAGVVRAPSPRSGGGRGGVLGPAGVIGGRTAGVAGIGGTTGAIVPCGAVGGRPGGFPGFGGLGLPLGGFGGLAGLQAAPAVPVVRAKTPPPPISGGTLILTSNGGRAVVSDPDRDAVYIADLGSFERIAEIKLEAGDEPGRLVEDRAGRVHVALRGGGAVVSVDPKQPALVERRPACDHPRGIAYDQTTDSLHVACAEGVLLTLPAGGGPPSRSLTLAPDLRDVVAADDRLYVSRFRAAELLVLDAQGQISQRMTPAPAKSMEQRAVQAGQGMCRVMPVEVSFEANVAWRLVRIPRSGVAMLHQRSDASLIGTKTPGGYASGGCGSSIVHASVTSLSASTGGGPAAPAAPVLTSAVLAVDLAVSPGRSRMAVASPGNAASAASGPPLVAAADFEPSLPLPSGLSTQVLVYSAPGGSLPTNPARGQLECAAASRQLRMRGEATSVMFLDEATLVVQSREPAELALFDLNAAASQTPFATIPLSLERRSDSGHALFHRNSGGSIACAQCHAEAGDDGRVWDFEGFGRRRTQHLRGGILGTEPFHWQGDMKDFGMLVHEVFVGRMGGFTPSAEQIEALAQWIDAQPALRSSPADAAAVALGKKVFESQQAACSSCHAGPKLTNSESVDVGTGQPLQVPGLLGLRFRAPYMHNGCAATLEERFGACGGASHGDTSHLTPSELDDLITYLKSL, from the coding sequence ATGACGAAACCAGCCTGTTTTTCCCGCACCGCGGGGCTTGCGCGAGCACGTGTGCCCGGGGGTCTTGGTCGGTTGGCGCCGAGCGCCGTTGTACTGGCGCTGTGCGGCACGCTGAGTGCTTGCGGCGACCACAAGACAGCCATGCACATGCACGGTGGGGGGCCGTACGCAGGAACCGCGGGCACGGACGGAGCCGGAGGCCGGGCTGGCGTGGTCAGAGCACCGAGCCCGCGATCCGGAGGGGGCCGCGGCGGCGTCCTGGGTCCCGCGGGCGTGATCGGCGGTCGCACCGCAGGTGTGGCGGGCATCGGGGGCACGACGGGCGCGATCGTGCCGTGTGGTGCTGTCGGCGGCCGCCCGGGCGGTTTTCCGGGGTTTGGGGGGCTGGGCCTGCCCCTCGGGGGCTTCGGGGGCCTCGCGGGCTTGCAGGCGGCTCCGGCGGTTCCGGTCGTGCGGGCCAAGACCCCGCCGCCGCCCATTAGCGGCGGCACCTTGATTCTGACCAGCAACGGCGGTCGAGCCGTGGTGTCCGATCCCGATCGGGACGCGGTGTACATCGCCGACCTCGGCAGCTTCGAGCGGATCGCCGAGATCAAGCTCGAGGCGGGCGACGAGCCGGGTCGTCTGGTCGAAGACAGGGCGGGCCGCGTACACGTCGCTCTGCGCGGCGGAGGCGCTGTCGTTAGTGTCGATCCGAAGCAGCCGGCGCTCGTGGAGCGCCGCCCGGCTTGCGACCATCCCCGCGGCATCGCCTACGACCAGACGACCGACTCGTTGCACGTCGCCTGTGCCGAAGGGGTTCTCCTAACCTTGCCCGCGGGTGGTGGGCCGCCCAGCCGCTCGCTGACCCTGGCCCCCGACCTGCGCGACGTGGTGGCGGCGGACGATCGACTCTATGTATCCCGGTTTCGCGCTGCGGAGCTGCTCGTGCTCGACGCACAAGGACAGATCAGCCAGCGCATGACGCCAGCCCCGGCGAAGTCCATGGAGCAACGTGCGGTTCAGGCGGGGCAAGGCATGTGCAGAGTGATGCCCGTGGAAGTGTCCTTCGAAGCCAACGTGGCCTGGCGCCTTGTGCGAATACCGCGCTCGGGCGTCGCCATGCTCCACCAGCGCTCGGACGCTTCGCTGATCGGAACCAAGACGCCGGGGGGCTATGCCAGCGGCGGCTGCGGCTCGAGCATCGTGCACGCCAGCGTGACTTCGTTGAGTGCCTCGACAGGCGGCGGACCGGCGGCTCCGGCGGCTCCCGTGCTGACCTCGGCCGTGCTGGCGGTGGATCTCGCTGTATCGCCCGGCCGCAGTAGAATGGCCGTGGCAAGTCCGGGCAACGCAGCGAGCGCAGCTTCCGGGCCGCCGCTGGTGGCTGCAGCGGACTTCGAGCCGTCGCTGCCGCTGCCGAGCGGCCTGTCGACGCAGGTCCTGGTCTACAGCGCGCCGGGCGGATCCCTTCCGACCAATCCCGCGCGGGGTCAGCTCGAGTGCGCGGCAGCCAGCCGACAGCTGCGCATGCGGGGCGAAGCCACCAGTGTGATGTTCCTGGACGAGGCGACGCTGGTGGTCCAGTCCAGGGAACCGGCCGAGCTGGCGCTCTTCGATCTGAATGCAGCGGCCTCGCAGACTCCGTTTGCCACGATTCCGCTCAGCCTCGAGCGCCGAAGCGACAGCGGCCACGCCTTGTTCCATCGCAACAGCGGTGGCAGTATCGCGTGTGCTCAGTGCCACGCCGAAGCTGGAGACGATGGCCGGGTCTGGGACTTCGAGGGTTTCGGCCGGCGGCGCACACAGCACCTGCGCGGCGGCATCCTGGGAACCGAGCCCTTTCATTGGCAAGGCGACATGAAGGACTTCGGCATGCTCGTGCACGAGGTGTTCGTTGGCCGCATGGGCGGCTTCACGCCGTCCGCCGAGCAGATCGAGGCCCTAGCCCAATGGATCGACGCGCAGCCGGCACTGCGGTCCAGTCCGGCCGACGCTGCGGCGGTGGCGCTAGGCAAAAAGGTCTTCGAGTCCCAACAGGCCGCTTGCTCCTCGTGCCATGCGGGTCCCAAATTGACCAACAGTGAGAGCGTGGACGTCGGCACAGGCCAACCCTTGCAGGTCCCCGGACTGCTGGGCCTGCGCTTCCGTGCGCCGTACATGCACAACGGCTGCGCTGCAACGCTCGAAGAACGCTTCGGCGCCTGCGGTGGCGCGTCGCACGGCGACACATCGCACTTGACTCCTTCCGAGCTGGACGACCTCATCACCTATCTCAAGTCCCTGTAG
- the rpmG gene encoding 50S ribosomal protein L33: MRDLIKLSCDACGRDNYVTDKNKRKMTGKFSIKKFCRACRSHTLHKEGRISKG; this comes from the coding sequence ATGCGAGACCTCATCAAGCTGAGCTGCGATGCGTGCGGGCGCGATAACTACGTAACCGACAAGAACAAGCGGAAGATGACCGGCAAGTTCTCGATCAAGAAGTTCTGCCGCGCCTGCCGCTCTCACACGCTGCACAAAGAGGGTCGCATCTCCAAGGGCTAG
- a CDS encoding YebC/PmpR family DNA-binding transcriptional regulator, translating into MSGHSKWSTIRHKKGAADAKRGKVFTKIIKEITVAARLGGGDADGNPRLRRAMDLAKSHNMPNDNVVRAVKKGTGELDGVNYEELTYEGVGPGGTLFAIDVVTDNRNRTAPEIRKIFERHNGQLGSAGSALWAFDDKGVVRLPLEAAGEERIFEVAVNAGADDVEALDDEWVVTTPRDGLDEVREALERAAIKVTSTELDRSARNKKHVDAQDAETLMKLIDTLEDHDDVQRVSSDFELSQAALERLATDG; encoded by the coding sequence ATGAGCGGCCACAGCAAATGGTCCACGATCCGGCACAAGAAGGGCGCCGCCGACGCCAAGCGCGGCAAGGTGTTTACCAAGATCATCAAGGAGATCACCGTCGCAGCCCGCTTGGGTGGAGGTGACGCGGATGGCAACCCCCGCCTTCGGCGAGCCATGGACCTCGCCAAGTCGCACAACATGCCGAACGACAACGTTGTACGGGCAGTCAAGAAGGGTACCGGCGAGCTGGATGGGGTCAACTACGAAGAGCTCACCTACGAAGGCGTGGGCCCCGGAGGCACGTTGTTCGCCATCGACGTGGTGACGGACAATCGGAACCGCACCGCCCCGGAAATCCGGAAGATCTTCGAGCGCCACAACGGTCAGCTTGGCAGTGCGGGCTCGGCACTGTGGGCGTTCGACGACAAAGGGGTCGTGCGCCTCCCGCTTGAGGCTGCGGGCGAGGAGCGGATCTTCGAGGTAGCCGTGAACGCGGGCGCCGATGACGTGGAGGCGCTGGACGACGAGTGGGTGGTCACCACGCCGCGCGACGGCCTCGACGAGGTGCGGGAGGCGCTGGAAAGGGCTGCGATCAAGGTCACCAGCACCGAGCTCGACCGCAGCGCGCGAAACAAGAAACACGTGGACGCACAGGACGCCGAAACGCTGATGAAGCTGATCGACACCCTCGAGGACCACGACGACGTGCAGCGAGTGAGCTCGGACTTTGAACTGTCCCAGGCTGCCCTTGAGCGACTAGCCACGGACGGCTAG
- the ruvB gene encoding Holliday junction branch migration DNA helicase RuvB: MTLRPTCFDEFVGQDKVKSNLHVYTEAANRRRDPLDHTLLCGPPGLGKTTMALILARELNANVVRADGPAIEHKGQLAALLTKLERRDVLFVDEIHRLTPTVEESLYGAIEDFKIQIVQGEGPYATSLQLPLQPFTLVGATTRTGLLTSPLLSRFGIVSRLEYYPVDALARILVRSARLLSLPLSNDAALEIARRARGTPRIANRLLRRARDFAEVLADGRVDHDLASDALEREEVDAAGLDAMDRRYLRVIVEHYAGGPVGIDTLAAALGEPRDTLEDVYEPYLIQQGLVGRTSRGRIATGRAYEHLGMAKPAKRQADLF, from the coding sequence GTGACGCTGCGACCGACCTGCTTTGACGAGTTCGTCGGGCAGGACAAGGTCAAGAGCAACCTGCACGTCTACACCGAGGCCGCAAATCGGCGCAGGGACCCGCTGGATCACACGCTGCTGTGCGGGCCCCCGGGCCTGGGCAAGACCACCATGGCACTGATCCTGGCGCGAGAGCTCAATGCAAACGTGGTACGTGCGGACGGTCCGGCCATCGAGCACAAGGGGCAGCTTGCTGCCCTGCTCACCAAGCTCGAACGACGCGACGTGCTGTTCGTCGATGAGATCCATCGCCTGACGCCGACTGTCGAGGAGAGCCTGTACGGTGCCATCGAGGACTTCAAGATCCAGATCGTCCAGGGTGAGGGCCCGTATGCAACCTCGCTCCAGCTGCCGCTGCAACCCTTCACGCTGGTGGGAGCCACCACGCGCACCGGCTTGCTGACGAGCCCCTTGCTGTCACGTTTCGGTATCGTGTCACGACTCGAGTACTACCCCGTCGACGCGCTGGCGCGGATCCTGGTGCGCAGCGCCAGGCTGCTGTCGCTGCCGCTCAGCAACGACGCCGCGCTGGAAATCGCTCGGCGCGCCCGGGGCACTCCACGGATCGCAAACCGCCTGTTGCGGCGCGCGCGCGATTTCGCCGAGGTGCTCGCCGATGGCCGCGTGGACCACGACCTTGCGAGCGATGCCCTGGAGCGCGAGGAAGTGGACGCGGCAGGTCTGGACGCCATGGACCGGCGCTATCTCCGGGTGATCGTGGAGCACTATGCCGGCGGCCCGGTCGGCATCGACACCCTCGCAGCCGCACTGGGCGAGCCGCGCGACACCCTCGAGGATGTGTACGAGCCCTACCTCATCCAGCAAGGCCTTGTGGGCCGAACGTCCCGAGGCCGCATCGCCACGGGCCGCGCCTACGAGCACCTCGGCATGGCGAAACCGGCCAAACGCCAGGCAGATCTGTTCTGA